A single Cannabis sativa cultivar Pink pepper isolate KNU-18-1 chromosome 7, ASM2916894v1, whole genome shotgun sequence DNA region contains:
- the LOC115696488 gene encoding S-protein homolog 24-like codes for MEFVKKAFIITLLVIISSSSSAVTSANNNDEKIGGIFVWPTRVQIFNNLNDEVQLTVHCRSGDDDLGAHVLASNQEYEFKFRINFTGTTLYSCSLTWIGGTGSYQLFKASRDSDRCASKCVWRAHNDGIYGFKEGRNQTKADIIYKWT; via the coding sequence ATGGAGTTTGTGAAAAAAGCCTTCATTATTACCTTACTAGTGAtcatttcatcatcatcatcagcggTAACATCAGCTAATAATAATGATGAGAAAATTGGAGGAATATTTGTATGGCCAACAAGGGTTCAAATCTTTAATAACTTGAACGATGAGGTCCAACTTACGGTTCATTGCAGGTCTGGTGATGATGATTTAGGTGCTCATGTTTTGGCTAGTAATCAAGAATATGAGTTCAAATTTAGAATCAATTTTACAGGTACAACTTTGTATAGCTGTAGTCTTACATGGATTGGTGGAACTGGATCCTATCAGTTGTTTAAAGCAAGCAGGGATTCTGACAGATGTGCCTCCAAGTGTGTTTGGAGGGCTCATAATGATGGAATTTATGGCTTCAAAGAGGGTAGAAATCAGACCAAAGCTGATATTATTTACAAATGGACTTAA
- the LOC115696487 gene encoding uncharacterized protein LOC115696487 — MPEFNVDVDMKNTSFEVGLVFSSGKEFKHVVKEYAIMNGKEIFFKVNDSHRVRAKCKGIQCPWMYFSSKINSDSSAFAIKSYIDVDKCSMKKHKRFATTKWFSNKYLTEFKSNENWKIASFMQKDYAEEIKYTNKGSTIEFVTEVGDNGNPQFKRMYICFVGLRDGFNARCRPLIGLDGCYIKGPRKGQLLTAIGIDAENGIYPVAFAIVEIENKETWN, encoded by the exons ATGCCAGAATTCAATGTTGATGTTGATATGAAGAACACTTCATTTGAGGTAGGATTAGTGTTTTCTTCAGGGAAAGAATTCAAGCATGTTGTGAAGGAATACGCAATTATGAACGGAAAGGAAATATTCTTCAAAGTGAATGATTCTCATAGGGTTCGGGCCAAATGTAAAGGCATCCAATGTCCTTGGATGTATTTTTCCTCAAAGATCAATAGTGATAGTTCGGCATTTGCTATCAAAAGTTATATTGATGTCGACAAATGTTCAATGAAAAAGCATAAAAGATTTGCCACTACCAAATGGTTTAGCAATAAGTACTTAACTGAATTCAAAAGCaatgaaaattggaaaattgctTCCTTCATGCAGAAA GACTATGCTGAGGAAATTAAGTACACTAATAAGGGCTCCACTATTGAGTTCGTGACAGAAGTTGGAGATAATGGGAATCCACAGTTTAAGAGAATGTACATTTGCTTTGTTGGTTTGAGAGATGGATTTAATGCCAGATGCAGGCCATTGATAGGCTTAGATGGTTGTTACATAAAAGGACCACGTAAAGGGCAATTGCTAACTGCAATTGGGATAGATGCAGAGAACGGTATTTATCCTGTTGCATTTGCTATTGTCGAGATTGAAAATAAGGAGACATGGAACTAG